From the genome of Callospermophilus lateralis isolate mCalLat2 unplaced genomic scaffold, mCalLat2.hap1 Scaffold_89, whole genome shotgun sequence, one region includes:
- the LOC143390130 gene encoding F-box/LRR-repeat protein 14-like translates to METHISCLFPELLAMIFGYLDVRDKGRAAQVCKAWRDAAYHKSVWRGVKAKLHLRRANPSLFPSLQDRGIRRVQILSLHRSLSYVIQGMANIESLNLSGCYNITDNGLGHAFVQEIGSLRTLNLSLCKQITDSSLGGIAQYLKGLEVLELGGCSNINNTGLLLIAWGLQRLKSLNLSSCRHLSDVGIGHLAGMTRSATEGCLGLEQLTLQDCQKLTDLSLKHISRGLTGLRLLKLSFCGGISDAVLLHLSHMGSLRSLNLRSCDNISNTGIMHLAMGSLRLSGLDVSFCDKVGDQSLAYIAQGLDGLKSLSLCSCHISDDGINRMVRQMHGLLTLNIGQCVRITDKGLELIAEQLSQLTGIDLYGCTRITKRGLERIM, encoded by the coding sequence ATGGAGACCCACATCTCGTGTTTGTTCCCCGAGCTGCTGGCCATGATCTTCGGCTACCTAGACGTGCGGGACAAGGGGCGCGCGGCGCAGGTGTGCAAGGCCTGGCGGGACGCCGCCTACCATAAGTCGGTATGGCGAGGGGTGAAGGCCAAGCTGCACCTGCGCCGGGCCAACCCGTCGCTGTTTCCCAGCCTGCAGGACCGGGGCATCCGCCGTGTGCAGATCCTGAGCCTCCACCGCAGCCTCAGCTACGTGATCCAGGGCATGGCCAACATCGAAAGCCTCAACCTCAGCGGCTGCTACAACATCACTGACAACGGGCTGGGCCACGCATTTGTGCAGGAAATCGGCTCCTTGCGCACCCTCAACCTGAGCCTCTGCAAGCAGATCACCGACAGCAGTCTGGGCGGAATAGCCCAGTACCTCAAGGGCCTGGAGGTGCTGGAGCTGGGGGGTTGCAGCAATATTAACAACACCGGCCTTCTGCTCATCGCCTGGGGTCTGCAGCGCCTCAAGAGCCTTAATCTCAGCAGCTGCCGCCACCTCTCAGACGTGGGCATCGGGCACCTGGCCGGCATGACACGCAGCGCCACGGAAGGCTGCCTGGGCCTGGAGCAGCTCACGCTGCAGGACTGCCAGAAGCTCACGGATCTTTCTCTAAAGCACATCTCCCGAGGGCTGACAGGCCTGAGGCTCCTCAAACTCAGCTTCTGCGGGGGCATCTCAGACGCAGTCCTTCTGCACCTGTCGCACATGGGCAGCCTACGCAGCCTTAACCTGCGCTCCTGCGACAATATCAGTAACACAGGCATCATGCATCTAGCCATGGGCAGCCTGCGCCTCTCGGGGTTAGATGTGTCCTTCTGTGACAAAGTGGGGGACCAGAGTCTGGCCTACATAGCCCAGGGGCTGGACGGCCTCAAGTCCCTCTCCCTCTGCTCCTGCCACATCAGTGATGATGGCATCAACCGCATGGTGCGGCAGATGCACGGGCTGCTCACGCTCAACATTGGACAGTGTGTGCGCATCACGGACAAGGGCCTGGAGCTGATTGCTGAGCAACTGAGCCAGCTCACTGGCATAGACCTGTATGGCTGTACCCGGATCACCAAGCGCGGCCTGGAGCGCATCATGTAG